From the Streptomyces sp. Tu 2975 genome, one window contains:
- the mshB gene encoding N-acetyl-1-D-myo-inositol-2-amino-2-deoxy-alpha-D-glucopyranoside deacetylase: MKDLPDRRLLLVHAHPDDESINNGATMALYAAAGAQVTLVTCTLGEEGEVIPDDLAHLAPDREDRLGPYRAGELAAAMKELGVTDHRFLGGQGRFRDSGMMGLEQNHREGAFWSADVDEAAAHLVEVVRSVRPQVLVTYDPDGGYGHPDHIQTHRVAMRAAALAAEPGFRPDLGAPHSIAKIYWNRVPRSVAEEGFARLRAAAADFPGVAEIGDVPGVVDDAQITAEIDGTAYADRKAAAMRAHATQIAVDGPFFALSNELGQPLFTTEYYQLVAGESGAQPGEREHDLFAGVSS, encoded by the coding sequence ATGAAGGATCTCCCCGACCGCCGTCTGCTCCTCGTGCACGCGCATCCGGACGACGAGTCGATCAACAACGGCGCCACCATGGCCCTGTACGCGGCGGCCGGCGCCCAGGTCACGCTGGTGACCTGCACCCTAGGAGAGGAGGGTGAGGTCATTCCGGACGATCTCGCCCATCTCGCCCCGGACCGGGAGGACCGGCTCGGCCCCTACCGGGCCGGGGAGCTGGCCGCGGCGATGAAGGAGCTCGGTGTCACCGACCACCGTTTCCTCGGCGGTCAGGGGCGCTTCCGGGACTCCGGGATGATGGGGCTCGAGCAGAACCACCGTGAAGGGGCGTTCTGGAGCGCGGACGTGGACGAGGCCGCCGCGCATCTCGTCGAGGTCGTCCGCTCGGTACGTCCGCAGGTGCTGGTGACGTACGACCCCGACGGGGGATACGGACACCCCGACCATATCCAGACCCACCGCGTGGCCATGCGCGCAGCCGCCCTCGCCGCCGAACCCGGCTTCCGGCCCGACCTCGGAGCGCCCCACTCGATCGCCAAGATCTACTGGAACCGCGTCCCGCGCTCGGTCGCGGAGGAGGGCTTCGCCCGGTTGCGTGCCGCCGCGGCGGACTTCCCCGGTGTCGCCGAGATCGGTGACGTCCCCGGCGTCGTGGACGACGCGCAGATCACGGCCGAGATCGACGGCACCGCCTACGCGGACCGCAAGGCGGCCGCGATGCGGGCGCATGCCACCCAGATCGCGGTGGACGGACCATTCTTCGCACTCTCCAACGAACTGGGGCAACCTCTCTTCACCACCGAGTACTACCAGTTGGTGGCCGGCGAGTCGGGGGCGCAGCCCGGCGAGCGCGAGCACGACCTTTTCGCGGGGGTCTCCTCATGA
- a CDS encoding GNAT family N-acetyltransferase yields MDHLTDRTGRGITLCPVDDDNWRAVADIAPRDEQRAFVAALAARYLLLSMRGGVWTSLGVLADDTVVGHVMWAYDEEDGTHWVGGLIVDADEQGKGVGRQALTALIRMLSERPDCREIRLSYHPRNTGAAKLYGALGFSPTGTFEDDETVVGLPVRRSPAV; encoded by the coding sequence ATGGACCACTTGACCGACCGTACCGGCCGCGGCATCACGCTCTGCCCGGTCGACGACGACAACTGGCGGGCCGTCGCGGACATCGCGCCGCGTGACGAGCAGCGGGCCTTCGTGGCGGCCCTCGCCGCCCGGTACCTGCTGCTGTCGATGCGGGGCGGAGTCTGGACCTCGCTCGGCGTCCTCGCCGACGACACGGTGGTCGGCCATGTCATGTGGGCGTACGACGAGGAGGACGGGACGCACTGGGTCGGGGGCCTGATCGTCGACGCGGACGAGCAGGGCAAGGGCGTCGGCCGGCAGGCGTTGACCGCGCTGATCAGGATGCTGTCCGAGCGTCCGGACTGCCGGGAGATACGGCTGTCCTACCACCCCCGCAACACCGGTGCGGCGAAGCTCTACGGCGCCCTCGGCTTCTCCCCGACAGGGACGTTCGAGGACGACGAGACCGTCGTCGGCCTCCCGGTGCGCCGGAGCCCCGCCGTCTGA
- a CDS encoding prolyl oligopeptidase family serine peptidase: MTSTQPLSFPRQSARTQRFTLGAPRAFTVSPDGSRVVFLRSASGTDRSGLLWVLDLEGHGPPQERPAADPRELLGGSVEELSAEERARRERSREGSAGIVAYAVDRSVELAAFALSGRLFTAELRAGTARELPTSGPVIDPRPSPDGRFVAYAAGGALRVTGAEGEGDRALAEPEDEHTSYGLAEFIAAEEMGRSRGFWWSPDSDRLLVARADEREVRRWWIPDPAHPDREPSKVAYPAAGTPNAVVRLFFVALDGNRTEVTWDRERYPYLARAHWSAAGPPLLLVQSRDQRTQLYLAVDPESGTTRTVHVDEDDAWLELFSGVPAWAPDSSYEQGFGGGRLVRIADEGGARVLAVGDRVLTGAQLHLRAVVDIGESDVLVAASAGADSAEPETGEIHVYRVNELGVERVSDGPGVHAAVRGGGVTVLASSRTDAGGALVQVLRDGKQIAVVASHAEQPVLRARPTLTEAGARRIPCAVLLPSDHRESDGPLPVLMDPYGGPHGQRVLAAHNPYLTSQWFADQGFAVVVADGRGTPGRSPGWEKAVVGDFTPTLDDQIEALQSLAGSFPLDLDRVAIRGWSYGGYLAAMAVLRRPDVFHAAVAGAPVTDWRLYDTHYTERYLGDPATQSAAYAANSLVTDAGLTSAEGPARPLMIVHGLADDNVVMAHTLRLSSALLAAGRAHEVLPLTGVTHMTPQEQIAENLLLLQVDFLKRSLGLG, encoded by the coding sequence ATGACGTCGACGCAACCGCTCTCCTTCCCGCGTCAGTCCGCGCGGACGCAGCGCTTCACGCTGGGCGCCCCCCGCGCCTTCACGGTGTCGCCGGACGGTTCACGCGTGGTATTTCTGCGCTCGGCCTCCGGAACGGACCGTTCGGGACTGCTGTGGGTGCTCGATCTCGAGGGTCACGGCCCGCCCCAGGAGCGGCCCGCCGCCGATCCGAGGGAGTTGCTGGGCGGCTCGGTCGAGGAGCTCTCCGCCGAGGAGCGGGCGCGGCGCGAGCGCAGCAGGGAAGGATCGGCCGGGATCGTCGCCTACGCGGTGGACCGGTCGGTCGAGTTGGCGGCGTTCGCCCTGTCGGGGCGGCTTTTCACCGCCGAGCTGCGGGCGGGGACCGCGCGTGAACTCCCCACGTCGGGGCCGGTGATCGACCCGCGCCCGTCCCCGGACGGCCGGTTCGTCGCCTATGCGGCCGGCGGCGCGCTGCGCGTGACGGGCGCGGAGGGCGAGGGTGACCGTGCCCTCGCGGAGCCGGAGGACGAGCACACCTCCTACGGCCTCGCGGAGTTCATCGCGGCCGAGGAGATGGGCCGTTCACGCGGTTTCTGGTGGTCACCGGATTCGGACAGGCTGCTGGTCGCCCGCGCCGACGAGCGAGAGGTACGGCGCTGGTGGATCCCGGATCCGGCGCATCCGGACCGGGAGCCCTCGAAGGTGGCCTATCCGGCCGCCGGGACGCCCAACGCCGTCGTCCGGCTGTTCTTCGTCGCCCTGGACGGGAACCGCACGGAGGTGACCTGGGACCGCGAGCGCTACCCCTATCTGGCGCGGGCGCACTGGTCCGCCGCCGGTCCTCCGCTGCTGCTCGTGCAGTCGCGGGACCAGCGCACCCAGCTGTATCTGGCCGTGGACCCGGAGTCCGGCACGACCCGGACCGTGCACGTGGACGAGGACGACGCCTGGCTGGAACTCTTCTCCGGCGTCCCCGCCTGGGCCCCGGACTCGTCCTACGAACAGGGCTTCGGCGGCGGACGACTGGTGCGCATCGCGGACGAGGGCGGGGCGCGGGTGCTCGCCGTCGGCGACCGGGTGCTGACCGGCGCGCAACTGCACCTGCGCGCGGTGGTCGACATCGGCGAGAGCGATGTGCTGGTCGCCGCGTCGGCGGGTGCGGACTCCGCGGAGCCGGAGACCGGCGAGATCCATGTGTACCGGGTGAACGAACTGGGCGTCGAGCGCGTCTCCGACGGCCCTGGGGTACATGCGGCGGTGCGCGGGGGCGGGGTGACGGTCCTGGCCTCGTCGCGTACGGACGCCGGCGGCGCCCTCGTCCAGGTGCTCAGGGACGGCAAGCAGATCGCGGTGGTGGCCTCGCACGCCGAGCAGCCGGTGCTGCGCGCCCGGCCGACGCTGACCGAGGCGGGCGCCCGCCGGATCCCGTGCGCGGTGCTGCTGCCGTCGGACCACCGGGAGTCGGACGGTCCGCTGCCGGTACTGATGGACCCGTACGGAGGACCTCATGGCCAGCGCGTGCTCGCGGCGCACAATCCGTATCTGACCTCGCAGTGGTTCGCCGATCAGGGTTTCGCCGTGGTCGTCGCCGACGGGCGGGGCACTCCCGGGCGCTCCCCCGGCTGGGAGAAGGCGGTCGTGGGCGACTTCACGCCGACCCTGGACGACCAGATCGAAGCGTTGCAGTCACTGGCCGGATCCTTCCCGCTCGACCTCGACCGGGTGGCGATCCGCGGCTGGTCGTACGGCGGTTACCTGGCGGCGATGGCGGTGCTGCGCCGCCCGGACGTCTTCCACGCGGCGGTGGCGGGCGCCCCGGTCACCGACTGGCGGCTCTACGACACCCACTACACGGAGCGCTACCTGGGCGACCCGGCCACGCAGTCCGCGGCGTACGCGGCGAACTCGCTGGTCACCGACGCCGGGTTGACGTCCGCTGAGGGCCCGGCGCGGCCGTTGATGATCGTCCACGGTCTGGCCGACGACAATGTGGTGATGGCCCACACGCTGCGGCTCTCGTCGGCGCTGCTGGCCGCCGGCCGGGCGCACGAGGTGCTGCCGCTGACCGGAGTGACGCACATGACGCCGCAGGAGCAGATCGCGGAGAACCTGCTGCTGCTCCAGGTCGACTTCCTCAAGCGCTCGCTGGGTCTCGGGTGA
- a CDS encoding GNAT family N-acetyltransferase: MPLTVRPATLADAPFICALLNAVDIVEIGRADTELHTVETDLAHPEVDLAQDSWLVHEDGDLVAYGILWSDSGDGDIGVDHYVLPGRPDAAVLVLERIEERAAAKAAAAGAARAVLHLNLNVRPTLDTGLLGARGWRVVRCYQVMTRPLSEADRTPELPAGVSLRDCVADADHRIAHALVEETFAEHFDHHPRTYEQWLADTGPRDRSLMWIASLEGEGDVAVLLTRDDKDAMGWIGNLGVRKQARGRGLGGHLLRHAFGTYAARGRDTIGLAVDTQNESRALSLYEAHGMSLFYAIDTWELVLTVHPAAGRVC; this comes from the coding sequence ATGCCACTCACCGTCCGGCCCGCGACCCTCGCGGACGCACCCTTCATATGCGCCCTGCTGAACGCCGTCGACATCGTGGAGATCGGCCGGGCGGACACCGAACTGCACACGGTCGAGACCGACCTCGCCCACCCCGAGGTGGACCTCGCCCAGGACTCCTGGCTGGTGCACGAGGACGGCGACCTCGTGGCGTACGGGATCCTCTGGAGCGATTCCGGCGACGGCGACATCGGCGTCGACCACTATGTACTCCCCGGCCGGCCGGACGCGGCCGTGCTCGTGCTGGAGCGGATCGAGGAGCGCGCGGCGGCCAAGGCGGCCGCGGCCGGCGCGGCACGGGCCGTGCTCCATCTGAACCTCAACGTCCGGCCCACGCTGGACACCGGGCTCCTCGGCGCCCGCGGCTGGCGTGTCGTGCGCTGCTACCAGGTCATGACCCGGCCGCTGAGCGAGGCCGACCGGACACCGGAGCTGCCCGCCGGTGTGAGCCTGCGCGACTGCGTCGCGGACGCCGACCACCGGATCGCACACGCACTGGTGGAGGAGACCTTCGCGGAACACTTCGACCACCACCCGCGGACCTACGAGCAGTGGCTGGCCGACACCGGGCCGCGGGACCGGTCGCTCATGTGGATCGCGAGCCTCGAGGGGGAAGGCGACGTGGCCGTCCTGCTGACCAGGGACGACAAGGACGCCATGGGCTGGATCGGGAACCTCGGGGTGCGGAAGCAGGCGCGCGGCCGCGGTCTCGGCGGCCATCTGCTGCGCCATGCCTTCGGCACGTACGCCGCCCGCGGCCGGGACACCATCGGCCTGGCCGTGGACACACAGAACGAGAGCCGCGCGCTCTCCCTCTACGAGGCGCACGGGATGTCCCTGTTCTATGCGATCGACACCTGGGAGCTGGTCCTGACGGTGCATCCGGCCGCCGGGAGGGTGTGCTGA
- a CDS encoding DUF6113 family protein encodes MSSAPGSWLTRSPKPPRPGRLVAYVALVILGAIVGTTGSLVQAAWLPGGLALALLASTGLFIGARRATGSQLGVACSAVGWLAAIVVLSTGRPEGDAMFGAGIGPLVFMLGGMAVAVMCATMSRTPQPGGGSGRLGG; translated from the coding sequence ATGAGCAGCGCGCCCGGGTCCTGGCTCACCCGTTCCCCGAAGCCCCCGAGGCCCGGCCGCCTCGTGGCGTACGTCGCCCTGGTGATCCTCGGAGCGATCGTCGGCACAACCGGCTCACTCGTCCAAGCGGCATGGCTCCCGGGCGGATTGGCGCTGGCTCTGCTCGCCTCCACGGGCCTGTTCATCGGCGCGCGGCGGGCGACGGGCTCGCAGCTCGGCGTGGCCTGCTCCGCCGTGGGCTGGCTCGCCGCGATCGTCGTGCTGAGCACCGGACGGCCCGAAGGCGACGCCATGTTCGGCGCCGGGATCGGACCGCTCGTCTTCATGCTCGGCGGCATGGCGGTCGCTGTGATGTGTGCCACCATGTCGCGGACGCCGCAACCGGGCGGCGGCTCGGGCCGACTTGGCGGATAG
- a CDS encoding ABC transporter permease codes for MGRYVIRRLLQMVPVFFGATLLIFLMVNVMGDPIAGLCGERQCDPATAAQLRKEFGLDKPLWQQYATYMGNVFTGDFGTAFNGQEVTELMAEAFPVTIRLTLVAIFFEIVIGISLGVVTGLRRGRPVDSGVLLLTLVVISVPTFVTGLLLQLLLGYEWDIIDPSVSTDARLGELIVPGLVLASVSLAYVTRLTRTSIAENSRADYVRTAKAKGLPRGRVIRKHLLRNSLIPVVTFIGTDIGALMGGAIVTERIFNIHGVGYQLYQGILRQNTQTVVGFVSVLVIVFLVANLLVDLLYAVLDPRIRYA; via the coding sequence ATGGGACGTTACGTGATCCGGCGTCTGCTGCAGATGGTCCCCGTCTTCTTCGGCGCCACGCTGCTGATCTTCCTCATGGTCAACGTGATGGGCGATCCCATCGCCGGCCTGTGCGGCGAGCGGCAGTGCGACCCGGCGACGGCCGCACAGCTGCGCAAGGAGTTCGGGCTCGACAAGCCCTTGTGGCAGCAGTACGCGACCTACATGGGCAACGTCTTCACCGGGGACTTCGGCACCGCCTTCAACGGGCAGGAGGTCACCGAGCTGATGGCCGAGGCCTTCCCCGTCACGATCAGGCTCACCCTGGTGGCCATCTTCTTCGAGATCGTCATCGGCATCTCCCTCGGCGTCGTCACCGGCCTGCGCCGCGGCCGGCCGGTCGACAGCGGCGTGCTGCTGCTCACCCTCGTGGTCATCTCGGTGCCGACGTTCGTCACCGGACTGCTGCTCCAACTGCTGCTCGGCTACGAGTGGGACATCATCGACCCGTCGGTCTCCACCGACGCACGGCTCGGCGAACTGATCGTCCCCGGCCTGGTGCTCGCCTCCGTCTCGCTGGCCTACGTCACCCGGCTGACCCGCACCTCCATCGCGGAGAACAGCCGCGCCGACTACGTCCGCACCGCGAAGGCCAAGGGCCTGCCCAGAGGCCGGGTCATCCGCAAGCACCTGCTGCGCAACTCCCTCATCCCGGTGGTCACCTTCATCGGGACCGACATCGGGGCCCTCATGGGCGGTGCGATCGTCACCGAACGGATCTTCAACATCCACGGCGTCGGCTACCAGCTCTACCAGGGCATCCTGCGCCAGAACACGCAGACCGTCGTCGGTTTCGTCAGCGTTCTCGTCATCGTCTTCCTGGTGGCGAACCTGCTGGTGGACCTCCTGTACGCCGTCCTGGACCCGAGGATCCGGTATGCCTGA
- a CDS encoding ABC transporter substrate-binding protein → MRGATHAKWAACAIAVALAAAACGGGSDSGGSGADGIVSSSWGDPQNPLEPANTNEVQGGKVLAMIFRGLKHYDPRTGEAKDMLAESIETKDSVNFTITVKPGWKFSNGETVTAKSFVDAWNYGADLRNNQRNAYFFGYIEGYEQVHPEKGRPSAQTMSGLKVTGDRTFTVKLSQKFSTWPDTLGYAAFAPLPRAFFDDHDAWLAKPVGNGPYLVDSYARGSQMSLRRWDEYNGPDKAQNGGIDLKVYTDNNTAYTDLIAGNLDLVDDVPASQLRNVEADLGDRYINTPAGIIQTLAFPYYDKAWNTPDGAKVRTGLSMAINRKQITDTIFQQTRTPAKDWTSPVLGEEGGFDPTLCGKACEYDPAEAKRLIAEGGGLPGGRITLTYNADTGSHKDWIDAVCNSIKNALGDDRACVGNPIGTFADFRNQITQSKMPGPFRAGWQMDYPLIQNFLQPLYYTNASSNDGKWSNKKFDDLVDKANAEADPATAVETFKEAEKVVRDEMAAIPLWYQNGSAGYSERVSNVALNPFSVPVYEEIKVN, encoded by the coding sequence ATGCGCGGAGCCACCCACGCGAAGTGGGCCGCATGCGCGATCGCCGTCGCCCTCGCGGCGGCGGCCTGCGGCGGCGGAAGCGACAGCGGCGGCAGTGGCGCCGACGGGATCGTGAGTTCCTCCTGGGGCGACCCGCAGAACCCCCTGGAGCCCGCCAACACCAACGAGGTGCAGGGCGGCAAGGTGCTCGCCATGATCTTCCGGGGGCTCAAGCACTACGACCCCAGGACCGGCGAGGCCAAGGACATGCTCGCCGAGAGCATCGAGACCAAGGACTCCGTCAACTTCACCATCACCGTCAAACCCGGCTGGAAGTTCAGCAACGGCGAGACCGTCACCGCCAAGTCCTTCGTGGACGCCTGGAACTACGGCGCCGACCTGAGGAACAACCAGCGAAACGCGTATTTCTTCGGCTACATCGAGGGATACGAGCAGGTCCACCCCGAGAAGGGCCGGCCCAGCGCACAGACGATGTCCGGACTCAAGGTCACCGGCGACCGGACCTTCACCGTCAAGCTGTCGCAGAAGTTCTCCACCTGGCCCGACACCCTCGGCTACGCGGCCTTCGCCCCGCTGCCCAGGGCCTTCTTCGACGACCACGACGCCTGGCTCGCCAAGCCCGTCGGCAACGGCCCGTACCTCGTCGACTCCTACGCCAGAGGCTCCCAGATGTCCCTGCGCCGCTGGGACGAGTACAACGGGCCCGACAAGGCACAGAACGGCGGCATCGACCTCAAGGTCTACACCGACAACAACACCGCCTACACCGACCTGATCGCCGGCAACCTCGACCTGGTCGACGACGTGCCCGCGTCCCAGCTGAGGAACGTGGAGGCGGACCTCGGCGACCGGTACATCAACACACCCGCAGGCATCATCCAGACCCTCGCCTTCCCCTACTACGACAAGGCGTGGAACACGCCGGACGGAGCGAAGGTCCGCACCGGTCTGTCGATGGCCATCAACCGCAAGCAGATCACCGACACCATCTTCCAGCAGACCCGCACCCCCGCGAAGGACTGGACCTCGCCCGTCCTCGGCGAGGAGGGCGGCTTCGACCCCACGCTGTGCGGCAAGGCCTGCGAGTACGACCCCGCGGAGGCGAAGCGGCTCATCGCCGAGGGCGGCGGCCTGCCGGGCGGCCGGATCACCCTCACGTACAACGCGGACACCGGGTCGCACAAGGACTGGATCGACGCCGTCTGCAACTCCATCAAGAACGCCCTCGGCGACGACAGGGCCTGCGTCGGCAACCCGATCGGCACCTTCGCCGACTTCCGCAACCAGATCACCCAGTCCAAGATGCCGGGCCCCTTCCGGGCCGGCTGGCAGATGGACTACCCGCTGATCCAGAACTTCCTCCAGCCGCTCTACTACACCAACGCCTCCTCCAACGACGGCAAGTGGAGCAACAAGAAGTTCGACGACCTCGTCGACAAGGCCAACGCGGAGGCCGACCCGGCCACGGCCGTCGAGACGTTCAAGGAGGCGGAGAAGGTCGTACGGGACGAGATGGCCGCCATCCCGCTCTGGTACCAGAACGGCAGCGCCGGCTACTCGGAGCGCGTCTCGAACGTCGCACTGAACCCGTTCAGCGTTCCCGTCTACGAAGAGATCAAGGTCAACTGA
- a CDS encoding ABC transporter ATP-binding protein, translating to MSAEPDTPGRLLDVRDLHVEFRTRDGVARAVNGVNYTVDAGETLAVLGESGSGKSVTAQAVMGILDMPPGRITGGEILFKGQDLLKMREDERRKIRGAGMAMIFQDALSSLNPVLSVGDQLGEMFIVHQGLSRKDAKARAVELMDRVRIPAAKERVGQYPHQFSGGMRQRIMIAMALSLEPDLIIADEPTTALDVTVQAQVMELLAELQRELDMGLILITHDLGVVADVADKIAVMYAGRIVETAPVHDIYRAPAHPYTKGLLESIPRLDQKGQELYAIKGLPPNLMHIPPGCAFNPRCPMAQDVCRTDVPPLYEVNEQRGSACHFWEAAIHG from the coding sequence ATGTCCGCGGAACCGGACACGCCAGGCCGTCTGCTCGACGTACGCGACCTGCACGTGGAGTTCCGCACCCGCGACGGCGTGGCCAGAGCGGTCAACGGCGTGAACTACACCGTCGACGCGGGCGAGACGCTCGCCGTGCTGGGCGAGTCGGGGTCGGGCAAGTCGGTCACCGCCCAGGCCGTCATGGGCATCCTCGACATGCCGCCCGGCAGGATCACCGGGGGCGAGATCCTCTTCAAGGGCCAGGACCTGCTGAAGATGCGGGAGGACGAACGGCGGAAGATCAGGGGCGCCGGAATGGCCATGATCTTCCAGGACGCCCTGTCCTCCCTCAACCCCGTCCTGAGCGTCGGGGACCAGCTGGGGGAGATGTTCATCGTCCACCAGGGCCTGTCCCGCAAGGATGCCAAGGCCAGGGCCGTGGAGCTGATGGACCGGGTCCGTATCCCCGCGGCCAAGGAACGCGTCGGCCAGTACCCGCACCAGTTCTCCGGCGGCATGCGCCAGCGCATCATGATCGCGATGGCCCTGTCGCTGGAGCCGGACCTGATCATCGCCGACGAGCCGACCACCGCGCTCGACGTGACCGTCCAGGCGCAGGTCATGGAGCTGCTCGCGGAGCTCCAGCGCGAACTGGACATGGGGCTGATCCTGATCACCCACGACCTCGGCGTCGTCGCCGACGTCGCGGACAAGATCGCGGTGATGTACGCCGGGCGGATCGTGGAGACCGCCCCCGTCCACGACATCTACCGAGCGCCCGCTCACCCCTATACCAAGGGCCTGCTCGAATCGATCCCTCGCCTGGACCAGAAGGGGCAGGAGCTCTACGCCATCAAGGGCCTGCCGCCCAACCTGATGCACATCCCGCCCGGCTGCGCCTTCAACCCGCGCTGTCCGATGGCCCAGGACGTGTGCCGGACCGACGTACCGCCGCTGTACGAGGTGAACGAGCAGCGCGGCAGCGCGTGCCACTTCTGGGAGGCGGCGATCCATGGCTGA
- a CDS encoding dipeptide ABC transporter ATP-binding protein, giving the protein MAEAILEVRDLVKHYPLTRGILFKKQVGAVKAVDGVDVELFAGETLGIVGESGCGKSTLARMLVHLERPTAGVIRYKGEDITKLSGRALKAVRRNIQMVFQDPYTSLNPRMTVGDIIGEPYEIHPEVAPKGSRRQKVQELLDVVGLNPEYINRYPHQFSGGQRQRIGIARGLALRPEVIVADEPVSALDVSVQAQVINLLDKLQSEFSLSYVFIAHDLSIVRHISDRVGVMYLGRIVEIGRDAEIYDHPTHPYTQALLSAVPVPDPEAREHRERIILTGDVPSPTDIPSGCRFRTRCWKAQERCAREVPLLAVPPHLEQVRGPARHPSACHFAEEKHVVPSGPAPGDGGTGEDKAL; this is encoded by the coding sequence ATGGCTGAGGCGATCCTCGAGGTGCGCGACCTGGTCAAGCACTACCCGCTCACCCGCGGCATCCTCTTCAAGAAGCAGGTCGGCGCGGTCAAGGCGGTCGACGGCGTCGACGTCGAACTGTTCGCAGGGGAAACCCTCGGCATCGTGGGGGAGTCGGGCTGCGGCAAGTCCACGCTCGCCAGGATGCTGGTCCACCTGGAGCGGCCCACGGCGGGAGTCATCCGGTACAAGGGCGAGGACATCACCAAGCTGTCGGGGCGTGCGCTGAAGGCCGTGCGCCGCAACATCCAGATGGTGTTCCAGGACCCGTACACCTCGCTCAACCCGCGGATGACGGTCGGCGACATCATCGGCGAGCCCTACGAGATCCACCCCGAGGTGGCTCCCAAGGGCTCCCGAAGGCAGAAGGTCCAGGAACTGCTGGACGTCGTCGGGCTCAATCCCGAATACATCAACCGCTACCCGCACCAGTTCTCCGGCGGCCAGCGGCAGCGCATCGGCATCGCCCGCGGGCTCGCCCTGCGGCCCGAGGTCATCGTGGCCGACGAGCCGGTCTCCGCGCTCGACGTGTCCGTCCAGGCGCAGGTCATCAACCTGCTCGACAAGCTGCAGAGCGAGTTCTCACTCAGCTATGTGTTCATCGCCCATGACCTGTCGATCGTCCGGCACATCTCGGACCGGGTCGGCGTGATGTATCTGGGACGGATCGTGGAGATCGGCAGGGACGCCGAGATCTACGACCACCCCACGCACCCCTACACCCAGGCCCTGCTCTCGGCCGTGCCAGTGCCCGACCCGGAGGCGCGCGAGCACCGGGAGAGGATCATCCTCACGGGGGACGTGCCGTCGCCCACCGACATCCCCTCGGGCTGCCGATTCCGCACCCGCTGCTGGAAGGCTCAGGAGCGGTGCGCGCGGGAGGTTCCGCTGCTTGCCGTGCCACCTCACCTGGAGCAGGTGCGAGGGCCGGCACGGCACCCGTCGGCCTGCCATTTCGCGGAGGAGAAGCATGTCGTGCCGAGCGGCCCGGCACCCGGCGACGGCGGCACCGGTGAGGACAAAGCCCTGTGA
- a CDS encoding ABC transporter permease: MPEPQQNPHFDDPAHSAVAATGAGGAANLAMAEGETLEQAPGGPDGTGPADKPRSLWSDAWRDLRRNPVFIVSALVILFLVVISIWPSLIASGNPQSCDLAKAQQGSQPGHPFGFNGQGCDVYTRTVHGARASVTVGVCATVGVALLGSVFGGLAGFFGGAWDAVLSRLTDVFFGIPVVLGGLVLLSVITSSTVWPVVGFMVLLGWPQISRIARGSVITAKQNDYVQAARALGASSARMLLRHIAPNAVAPVIVVATIALGTYISLEATLSFLGVGLKPPTVSWGIDISSASPYIRNAPHMLLWPAGALAITVLAFIMLGDAVRDALDPKLR; the protein is encoded by the coding sequence ATGCCTGAGCCGCAGCAGAATCCGCACTTCGACGACCCCGCGCACTCCGCCGTCGCGGCCACCGGAGCGGGCGGGGCGGCCAACCTCGCGATGGCGGAGGGAGAGACGCTGGAGCAGGCCCCCGGCGGGCCCGACGGCACCGGCCCCGCCGACAAGCCGCGCAGCCTCTGGTCGGACGCCTGGCGGGACCTGCGGCGCAACCCCGTCTTCATCGTCTCCGCGCTCGTCATCCTCTTTCTGGTCGTCATCTCCATCTGGCCCTCGCTGATCGCCTCCGGCAATCCCCAGAGCTGTGATCTCGCCAAGGCACAACAGGGCTCCCAGCCCGGCCACCCCTTCGGCTTCAACGGGCAGGGCTGCGACGTCTACACCCGTACGGTCCACGGCGCGCGGGCCTCGGTCACCGTCGGTGTCTGTGCCACCGTCGGTGTGGCGCTGCTCGGCTCCGTGTTCGGCGGACTCGCCGGCTTCTTCGGCGGGGCCTGGGACGCCGTGCTGTCCCGGCTCACCGACGTCTTCTTCGGCATCCCCGTGGTGCTCGGCGGCCTGGTGCTGCTGTCCGTCATCACCAGCAGCACGGTGTGGCCCGTGGTCGGCTTCATGGTGCTGCTCGGCTGGCCGCAGATCTCCCGGATCGCACGCGGTTCCGTCATCACCGCCAAACAGAACGACTACGTGCAGGCCGCCCGCGCCCTCGGCGCCTCCAGCGCACGGATGCTGCTGCGGCACATCGCCCCCAACGCGGTCGCACCGGTGATCGTCGTGGCGACCATCGCCCTGGGCACCTACATCTCGCTGGAGGCGACGCTGTCCTTCCTGGGCGTCGGGCTCAAGCCGCCGACCGTCTCCTGGGGGATCGACATCTCGTCGGCCTCCCCGTACATCCGCAACGCCCCGCACATGCTGCTGTGGCCCGCCGGGGCGCTGGCGATCACGGTGCTGGCCTTCATCATGCTCGGCGACGCGGTACGCGACGCCCTCGACCCCAAGCTGCGCTGA